The genomic DNA GCTGTTGGATTGGTTGGCGATCGAATTTGTCGAGCGCGGTTGGAGCATGAAAGAGATGCATCGCTTGATCGTCAGTAGCAAAACCTACCAACAGTCATCGCTTCGACGCCAAGATCTCGACGAAATCGATCCACACAACTATCTATTGGGACGCCAACAACGGTTGCGGTTGGATGCGGAGATCGTCCGCGACGTGGCATTGGTCGCTAGCGGATTGTTGTCGCCGACGTTAGGCGGTCCGCCGGTATATCCCCCCATTCCCGATGGGATCATGGGACAGGGGCAGGTGAAGCGATCGTGGCGGACCAGCAAGGGAGAGGCCCGGTTTCGCCGCGGGATCTATACGTTTAAGTTCCGCGCCACGCCGCCGCCGTCGTTGAATGTCTTCGACGCTCCCGATGGGCTGAGCAGTTGCACGCGGCGGATCCGCAGCAACACTCCGCTGCAAGCGTTGACGCTGATGAACGATCCGGCGTTCTTCGAATTCGCCGAAGCACTCGAAGAGATCATCCGGCGTGATGGTCTGCAGGCCGCGTTCCGCCGCTGTACTTCGCGATCGGCATCGTCCGATGAGCTTGCGATTTTGCAGCGTCTGGACACGCTCGGCGCAGCCCGCGCGATGTTGAATCTGGACGAAACGATCACACGGGAATAAACGGCCAGCGGCGATGCGGCCGCAGCTCGACGTCGACGCAAACAATAGAAACTTTCAGCGACGGAACCACCGATGCCAGCTCAAACGAACTCACCCGCCGATCTGCTTCGCGATCAAACGCGTCGCCACTTCTTCAGCCGCTGCTCGATGGGACTCGGTTCGATCGCGTTGTCGTCGCTGATGGCGGAACGTAGCCAGGCGGAAGTGGCAGAGAGTTCGCAGAACCCGATGTCGCCGAAGCCGAGCCACTTTCCGGGCAAAGCGAAAAACGTAATCTTCCTGTTCATGGCGGGCGGGCCAACTCAGCTGGAAACGTTTGAATACAAGCCAAAGTTGACCGAGCTGAATGGCGAGCCGATTCCCGAAAGCCTCGTCGCGGGAAAACGGTTTGCGTTTATGGACAGCAGCCACCGCAGCAATCTGCTTGGTCCCACGCAGAAGTTCCAACAGTATGGCCAAAACGGAACGTGGGTCAGCGATCTATTGCCGCATACAGCAAAGATCGTCGACGAATTGACGATCGTCAAAACCTGCAAGACCGATCTGTTTAATCACGCCCCGGCCAAGCTGTTTATGAACACCGGCAGCGGCCAGTTCGGGCGACCGAGCATGGGATCTTGGATCACATACGGTTTGGGGAGCGAGTGCGACGATCTACCCGGCTTCCTGGTGTTGCAAAGCGGACCGCGGGGGCCACGCGGCGGGGCGGTGCTGTGGGGAAGCGGCGTGCTGCCGACGACCTATCAAGGGGTGCCGCTGCGCAGCCAAGGCGATCCGATCCTGAATCTGTCGACGCCATCATCGATCAGCGACGCCCAGCAGCGGCAATTGATCGACAGCGTTCGCGAGCTGAACCTGAAGCGTTTGGTAGAAACCGGCGACCAAGAGATCGCGACGCGGATCAATGCTTACGAGCTAGCTTACAAGATGCAAAGCTCTGCCCCGGAACTGATGGACACGACCGACGAAAGCGCTGAGACGCTGGAGCTTTATGGGATCAAAGACCCCAATGAATCGAGCTACGCGCGGAACTGTTTGTTGGCCCGGCGGTTGGTCGAACGAGGCGTCCGCTGCATCCAGCTGTATCACACCAACTGGGATCACCACGGCGGGCCGACGGAAAATTTGCAGCAGCATCTGCCCCAAAACTGCAAGGAGATCGATCAAGCCTCGGCCGCGCTGGTCATGGACCTCAAACAACGCGGGCTGTTGGAGGATACGATCGTGATCTGGGGTGGCGAATTTGGCCGGACGCCGATGGGCGAAGTCCGCCAGAACACCGGCCGGAACCATCACATCGATGCCTTCACGATGTGGTTTGCTGGGGGCGGGTTTAAGCCGGGATTGGTCTACGGCGAAACCGACGAATTTGGTTTTGGTCCGATCGAAAACCCCGTGCATGTCCACGACATCCATGCCACACTTTTGCACTTGTTAGGTTTCGATCACCACCGTTTGTCGGTCCGCTTCCAAGGCCTCGACTTCCGCCTGACGGGAGTCGACCCGGCTCGCGTCGTCCACGATCTGCTCGCCTAGCTGCGGCAGCTCGCTCAGTCGACTTTGGCAAGGTCCAAGAAGGTGATCATCGACGGATTTCCGACCGGGACGTATTGGTCGGTGAAGTCGAGCTTGCCGGTCTTTTTATCGACCTTGAAGACAGTGACGTGATCGGCTCGCTGGTTGCAACAATACAAGAACTCACCGGTCGGGTCGAAGTTAAAGCTGCGTGGATAATTGCCCCGCGTCCACTCTTCGCCAACGTAGCTGAGCGTTCCATCGTCGCTGATCGCAAAAATTCCAATGCTGTCGTGCAGTCGATTGCCCGCGTAGACGTATCGTCCGTCGGCAGAGACCAAGATCTCGGAGCAGAAATTGCTGCCGGTGAAGCTAGGCGGCAGCGTCGAGATCGTTTGTCTTGGCGTTAACCGCCCCGCTTGGGAATCGTAATCGAACAGAGCGATCGTCGATCCTTCCTCCTGAATCGAATAGAACCAACGCCCGTCGGGATGGAAGTAAAAGTGTCGCGGGCCGTCGCCCGGCGGCAAGTCGACACCGGCGGGATCGTTCGCGTGCAAGGTTCCCGTTTTGGCATCGAACTTCCAGACGTAGATCTTGTCCAAACCGAGGTCGACGTGCAGGACAAACCGCCCCGATGGATCGGCTTCGATCATATGAGCATGCGTCCGGTCGTGACCGCTGATCGCGAAGCTCCCCTCCGGCGCGTTAGTCGCCTTCGTTGGACCGATCGGTCCCTCGTCGACTTTCGTGTCGCTCGCCTCGCCCAAACGGCCGTCTTCCAAGATCGGCATCACCGAAACGGAGCCACCAAAATAATTGGCGACCAACAGGAATTTGCCGGTGGGATGGATGCTGACGTAGGTTGGCCCTGCACCGCCGGCCGGAACGGTGTTCAAGAGTTTCAGCTGCCCATCGGCTGGGTCGATCGCAAACGCGCTGACCGTCCCCTGCTTGTCCGCTCCCACACGATCGGTTTCGTTGGCCGAATAGAGCCGCGTTCCGGCCGCGTTGACGACCAGACAACTGGGACTGGTCCCCAGCGGATAGTCTCCCGCAGCCGTCAGCGCTCCGGTCGCCCGGTCGACGCGAAACGTATGGATTCCTCGACCGTTCCCCGGTGGCAGATCGACTTGCGTTGGCAGCACGTCCTGCAACGGCGAACTGAACGTGCCGACGTACGCCATCAAAGGCCGCTCCTTCGCAGCGGGCTCAGCGGCTCGCAGCCCTTTGGCCAAGGGAAGCGTCCCCGCCAATGCGATCGATGTTTGCAGGAAGCGGCGTCGGGAAGGGGCGGAGTGCGTCATAGCGGTCTTGCTTCAAAAGGGTGGGAATCGGGGGATGAGTAAAGGAGGGAGAAGCCATGATATTCAGACGACATCATGAAATGCAACGCATCGGGCTGCCAGCATGCGAACCTTTGAGATGTTTTTCAGCTTCCGTTTAGGCTCGTGTGGGCTGGTCTTGCTTTGAGTTCGTCTGTTTGCTGCGTACCGGTGGTTGACACCACCGGCATTGGATGTGACGCCCTCCGGGCTGGCCGCGTTGCTGCGCGGTTTGCAGTTTTAGGGGGAGACGCGGCGGAGCGAATTCTTGGTACGATAGCGGCTTTGACGACTTTGGTTTGATGCCAGGATGCGCTGTATGGAATCGCCGCAAGCTCTGCCTCGTTGGGCGTTGGATCTCGCTCGCTTTTTGCCGCTGAAGAGCCAGTTTTTGCTGAGCGGTAATGTGCGCGACCGCTACCCCTGGGCGGTCGCCGACGATCGCTACGCGCCGCTGCCGCTGACAAGCTTTCTGGCGGAGTTGTTGCGCAGCCGTGGCATCGCACATGTGTTGGCCTTCGATCCGCTGAACGGTTTCTCCGTTCCTCTGGTCAGCGGAATCGACATCGCGGCGGAACAGCAGTTCTTCAGCGATCGATTCGACCTGCGTTGGAACGACAACCTCGGCTCGCCTGCCAGCGTCGCACGGTTCTTCGAACTGTTTCCCGACTTCGTGCGCAGCGAACCCGAACCGATCGCGGTGCTCGCCGATTTTTCGTCCCGTTATCTGGTGCGCCCCGACTTACAGACCGACGACGAACACCATTGGTTCACCGCCTCGTTGATCCTCAGTTTAGACGTCGCCGCGCGACCCTGCGGTCCCGATGCGAGCACGCTCTTTAATCCAATCGTTTGGATCGCCGATCAGGAAGGCGACCTACCGCCATGGTTTGTCGTCGGCAATCCGCGTCTGCGTCCGATCGCGTTGCCCGTCCCCGATCGGACGACGCGAGGGCTGATCGCAAAGAGTCTGATTCCCGGAATCCCCGGCGCGCGTCAGGCGAGCGAGGAACAGATCGCAGCGGCGGAGCGATCGTTGGTCGAACAGACTCACGGATTGATGCTGTTGGATATGATTTCGATCACCGAACTGTGCCGCAACGAAGAGGTCCCGATCGATCGCCTGGACGATGGCGTGCGTCGTTTCAAACTGGGCGTGACCGAAAATCCTTGGGCCAAGCTGGATCGCGAAAAGATTGCAAGCGCCGACAGCTTTGTCGCACGGCGGTTGAAGGGGCAGGATCACGCGGTCACCAAGATGCTGGACATCATCAAGCGATCGGTGATCGGACTCTCCGGAAACGAAGGCCGATCGGGACGTCCCCGCGGCGTCGCGTTTCTGGCTGGGCCGACCGGAACCGGAAAGACTGAACTGGCGAAGACCGTGACGGAACTGTTGTTCGGCGACGAGAGTGCCTACATCCGCTTTGACATGAGCGAATTTGCGGCGGAACATTCCGACCAACGCTTGATCGGCGCGCCTCCGGGCTACGTCGGCTATGACACCGGCGGGGAACTGACCAATGCAATTCGCGAGAAACCATTCAGCGTGGTGTTGTTCGACGAGATCGAAAAAGCCCACCCGCGGATCCTGGACAAATTCCTGCAAGTCCTCGATGACGGCGTCCTGACATCGGGCCGTGGCGAACGCGTCTACTTCTCCGAAGCGTTCTTGATCTTCACTTCGAACCTCGGCTTGTATCGGATCGATGAACGGGGCAAACGTGTCCCCAACGCAACACCTGCCGACGACCTGCCATCGATGCAAGCGAAGGTGCGAGCGGAGATTGATCGTTTCTTCAAGTTAGAGATCGGTCGTCCGGAAATCTTGAATCGGATCGGCGAAAACATCGTTGTCTTCGACTTCATCCGAGACGATGTCGTGGCGGAGATCTTCGACATGATGTTGGCAGGAATTTGCAGGCAGGTCGAAACCGCGACGGGGCGGCCGATCGATGTCGAAGATTCTGCACGGCGGTCGCTGCAGGAGCTTTGTCTCGCCGACCTTTCCAACGGCGGCCGCGGCGTCCGCAATCAATTGGAAGCCCATTTCATCAACCCGCTGGCGCGCGCGTTGTTCGACGCTCCCGATTCGCCAGCGATCATCGTTCGGCGGATCGATCACCGCGATGGTTTGACAACGGTGGAGCTGGCGTGACGCAATCGATTTCGATCAACCGAATTCATTACCCGATCCATTCATTGGGATTTGGCGCCCGCGTGGGCGTCTGGTTTCAAGGCTGCCAGATTCAGTGCCCAGGATGTATCAGCCGCGATACTTGGGAGTCGGGGACCAACGCAATCCAGCTGGATGAACTGACGCAAACCCTGCTCCCGTGGACGGCCGCCGCCGATGGGCTGACAATTTCCGGTGGTGAACCTTTTGACCAGCCCGACGCCGTCGCGGCGTTGGTGAAATGGTGGCGTACAAAAAACAAGGGCGACGTGTTGCTCTTCTCCGGCTATTCGGCGGAGTTGTTGTGGGATCGGTATCCCGCAATCGTGGCGCAACTGGATGTGTTGATCAGCGAACCCTACGACGCCAAGCAACCGCAGACCCAACCGCTGCGTGGATCGGACAATCAGCGTATGCATTTGCTGACGCCGACCGCGGCGCAGCGGTATGCAAACCTGGACGAAGCCCCAACGCTCGATCTCTGTTTCGATGACGATACGGTTTGGATTGCGGGAATTCCCAAACCCAACGCGATGGCTGAAATTCGTCGACGTCTGACCGCGATGGGCTTTGCTGCGGGGACATCGGATCAACTGTTGGATGGTGTGCGCGGATGAGTTTGGTCAAGATCTGCCCTAAATGCGGCCACCCCAATGACCTCGCCGAGATGTATTGCAGTGGCGAGGGAACGACTGGAAACGGCTGCGGGTTTAGTGTCGCCACGATTGCTGCGACAGTTCCCAATTCGGCAGGCACCACGCATGAAGGCCCAGACGAAGATCAGCCCCAAGCTGACGACCGCCGCTGTGTAAACGGACACGCGATGTTCCCGGACGACCTGGTTTGCATCGAGTGCGGTGGCGACGTGGCGACCGAAACCGCCGAGCAACAGCCCGCGGACGACGCGTCGCTCATATTCGGCGCTCGATATCGGGTCGTACAGACGCTTGAACAGGAAGATGCTACAGCGGATCGGTATCTTGTCGAATCGACTGTCGGTAACGAGGCAACGGATCGCAAAGAGCTTCTGCTGTGCAAGCATTACCCGCTGGGAGTCGATCGCGACGAAGAAGTCCAGTCGATCCTACGGTCGCTGAATTCGCCCCGTTGCTTGCGGTTGATCGATGTTGGTGATCGAGATCACCGCAGCTTTGAAGTCTACGAATCCTGTCCTCAGGAAACGCTTGTCGACCTCGCGATCGAAAGCCCTTTCGACGAAACGTTTTGCCGCGACTTGGTCGATCAAATTTCGACGGCGTTGAACGATCTGCATGATACAGGCTTACTGCATCGCGACTTACATCCGGAAAACATCGGGGTGCGAACTTCGGATCCGATCGATCTCGTCGTATCGAACTATAACGCCGCTGCGGTTGCGGAACTGGAAATCCACGTCGCTCCCAATCCACGTCGCTCCCAATCCACGGACGTCGCACTACACGGCACCGGAACGTTTTGCGGGGATCAGTACGTTTGCATCGGATTGGTGGAGCCTTGGAGTGCTCCTGCTTGAACGGCTCACCGGCGGCAACTTGTTCGAAGAGATCGATTCACGTGCGTTCCAATTATTGATCCTCACGCGCCCCGTTCCGATTCCCGAAGAGCTCGACGACAGCTGGCAGACGTTATTGAAGGGCCTTTTAACGCGCGACCATTCGCGTCGCTGGGGGCACGAGCAGGTGGCGGCTTGGCTGGCAGGTGAAACGGATCTGCAGCACTACTTCGAAAGCGATCTCGACGCCGACGATCAGGGCGCTGCGATTCGCTTGGGTGACGAGGACTACCGATCCCCAACGCGATACGCTTTGGCCGCCGCATTGCCAGAACACTGGCAAGACGCTGTCGCTCAATTGGCCAGTGGTGAACTGGGGACTTGGTTGACAGAGGGGAAGTTGGACGATCGCGCCGGGGAAAACTGGGATGCAATTATCGAAGACCACTCGCTCGCCAACGACCAACAACTGATGTTGGCCTTGTTGGTGATGAACGATCAACTGCCGCTCTGTTTCGACGGCGCGATCGTCTCGCCAGCATCGTTCGCCGCGACGGCGGTTCGCAGTCTCGCTTGGCTGCGGGGTTCGATTGCGTCGCACTTAATGCGGCTCAGCCGCGAATTGTGGTTCGTCGACGTTACCGAGCGTCGCGAAGCGGCCGAACGTCTGATTCAAAAGCGTGAGATCCCAATCGATTCGGCGAGGTTCGATGCCTTGTCGTTGGTCGTCGATCGTGAAACGCTCCTGCAACAGTGGACTCGCCGGCAGGCTGATTGGCCCGAATCACGGCACCCTGCGCTGGCTCATCTGCTGTCGAAGCATTCGTTAAGCGAAGCGGAGCTGTTGGTCTTGCTAGCCGCTCCGCTGACGGAGTTCCGATCGGCGGACGACTTGTTGGATGAAGCCGAACGCGAAGCCAACGCCGCCGGCATCGAAACGTTTTGGGATCGCGAAGCGGCGCGGCAAGGATTGCAACAAGGACGCCGCGAAGTTTTCGAAACCCTCAGCGATCGCTTGTCCGACTTCGTTCGCTGCGGGGTCGCCACCGCCGATCAGTGGGCCGACACGTTTCGGTTTGAACATCGGATCTCATTGGCCCGAGCCGTGGCGCTGTTGTGCGTTCCGGTCGAGCAATGGCAAAAGCCGGAGGGGGGCGAACATTGGCGGTTGCTGATGGACTTCTTCCGCCGCAAGGTGTTGTCGAGCGTCCAACGCGGTCCTTTGATGTCGCTGAGGATTAGCAAAAATTCAGCACGGATCGATGTCGCTCAATTGGGGAGCGGAGCGATTCCGGCCGATTCGCTGATCGACGCGATCATCGGTAACGATGGCAACCCATCGCGCGTCGACCCGAGCGTGTTGGCGGGCGATCCCATTCTGCAACGGCGGCTGCGTCGATTGCGGAACAACTGTGAAAACTATCAACGCGATACCGGGATCTCGTCGCTGCACCTCGGTTTTCCCTTCCTGGTCCGCCGCGATGTCGATGCAGGGCAAAGTCGCCCACGTTTTGTTCCATTGTTGCTGTGGCCGGTGAAGTTGGACTATGCCGAAGGGCAGAACACGTCGCTACGCATCGCTGCCGATCGCGAACAAGAACGCGTTCGATTGAATCCAGCCTACGGCGTTTTGCTGACTCAAGAAAAGAAGCAACGTTTTGCCGATGCGCTGCTTGAAATTCAGAGTCGCGATTCGATCACGGGGGAACAGTTGATCGAGGTTCTGCAGCCGCTGTTTGCCGACGCACACGAGCAGGTCCTTGCCGAGTCGGCGCCGCTGCCAGCCGAGCCTTCGTTGCCGGAGGACGTTCATTGCCGCCTCGTCGCCAGCGGCGTGATCTTCCAATGCGACTTTGCCGGACAGGAACTAGCCGACGAATTGGACAAGCTCCAAAACCTTCCATTTGATGCGTCACCGGCGGCGACGCTGCTGCGATTGGACCGCGCGGAGGATGTTGAACCAGCTCCCATCCCTCCGACCGAGCAACGGTTTCTGGTCACCGAAGCCGACCCGTCACAGGAGGCTGCGGTCTTTGCAGCCCGCAATCCGCCGGGGCTTCTGATCCAAGGACCGCCTGGAACGGGCAAGAGTCAGACGATCGTGAACATCGTTGCCGACGCGGTTGCTCGCGGGCAAACCGTCCTGGTTGTCTGCCAAAAGCAAGCGGCGTTAGAGGTGGTCGGGCATCGCTTGGAATCGTCGGGGCTAGGCGATCGAACGGTTTTAATTGGGGATCCGTCGCGCGACCGGAAACCTTTTCTCGCAAGATTGCGGGCGGAATTGGCGGAGCTGCGTGGGCAATTGGGACGCGAGTCGGCGGCTGCGAGACATCGGACGCAGGCGGCAGAAGTTGGCCGATTGGAGGCGGAACTCGATCGCATCCACGAAGCGATGATGCATCCTGTGCTGCAGAGCGGTTTGACCTACGAACAGGTCATCGCGGATTTAATCGAACATGGCAATCAGCCCAAGACGGTTTCGGTGCCAACGCTCCGTCCCCTGTTGCAACCGCTGGCGATTGCATCGGTAAAAGCGATCGGACAACAGATCGAATCGATCGCCCCGCTTTGGTTAGCCGCACGTTATGAAAACAGCAGCCTGCATGCCCTAAAAAGATTCTCCGCTGACCGGGAGACCATCGTTGCGGTGAAGCATGCATTGGATGCTTTCATCCAGTGCGAAGGGATACGGCACGAAGAGCTGGAAGCAACGACGCGCGTCGTCGACATCAACCAGTTCGACATGCGTGCGATGGAAGGCTGGCTATCGGAGCATCAAACGGCTATCGAGGCGACATCCGAACCGACGTTGGCGACGACGGGGAAATGGGTGGAGCTGTTTGAAAGTGGAGTCGCCGACGCAGAGCTCCATCGATTGACCGGACTCGCCGCAGACGCTCAATCCAACCTGGCTCCCGAGCGCGAGCTGCGTTTGCGTACGAAGCTCGCGCCGTTAGCCGACGCCGAAATCGACGCATTGCACCACGACAGTCGAAAGGTCGCGCGTTGGCAGCGTTCTTGGCTGCGAAAGATTTGGCCCCCCTATCACGGCGCCGTATCGCGGATTGCGCAGTTCTGCGGATCCGACGCAGCCCAAGTTGGCGAAGAGATCGCCGCGATCGGCGATGCGCTGCAATACGAAGCGGCGGCACGCGCGGGCTGCCGCGGATACGAACAGGCCCGCATGCGGTTGCAGTTGGGAGCTCCCGTGGTGAATCTCTCTTCGCAGCAGCTTGCCGACAAGGTTCGGTCTCTTATGACAAGCTTGCAGGATGCTAAAGCACTTATCGATCGGGGGAACAACTGTCCCTGTCGCGATCATTACCATTTAGCCCTCCGAGCAGGAACCTCGTTGGCGATTCGTGAATTCTTAATTGCCGCGAGCCAAGGCGTTCGATTGGATCGATTGCGGAATGAGAGTCTCGAAACGCTGCAACCATTAGAAGCATGGTTCGAGACGGCGTGGGTCGATCGCGTAACGGGGTTGCTGCGATTGGGAGAACCGACAAACCAGTCGACCGATGGAATCGTTGCCGCTTGGGATTCGTTAGCAGCATTCCAAACGTTGCGCTTGCGCGCCGATTCGATCCCCCAACTCGAACTGTCGGTCTTGGCGGCGATGGCCTCCAAGCGAGAGATTTGGGAATCGCTGCCACCAGAATCGGCTGGAGATTTGATGCGGCAAACGGTGGAGCGCGAGGCGTTGCTGGCGTGGCGTGCCAATGCGGAGGAACAATGGCCGTGGTTGTTGATCGGTCGCGAAGAGTTTGAAAGCAAAGTGGAACAGCTGCGAGACGGTTGCAAAGCGTTGGGCGACTCAGTCCGTCGGCTGGTGCCTCAGCTGCCCGCGGTCGACAAGATCGCCCGACGCAACCGCTGGGACGACATCCTGATGTTCACCGGGCCGCGCGCGAAGAAGCTGCGTGAAACCGTCGACATGGGACGGGAATTTGGGCTGTATCAAATGCGGCCGATCTGGCTGGCCAATCCCGATACCGTATCGCGGATCTTTCCGCTGCAGCAGGGATTGTTTGACGTGGTGGTGTTCGACGAAGCGTCTCAATTGCCGGTCGAATACGCGCTGCCAGCGATCTACCGCGGCAAGACGATCGTCGTGAGCGGTGATGAAAAGCAATTGCCGCCCGCGAAATTTTTTGCCGCTGCGTTTGACGATGAGGATGAAACGCCGACCGACTTGGAGGGAGAGGAGTTGGAGGATGCGATTGAGAGCCAAGGGAAACGCCGCGAGGTGAAAGATTGCGGCGATCTGTTGGAGCTCGCCTCGCCGGTCTTCCCCAAGGTGATGCTGAACGTTCATTATCGATCGAAGTACCGCCAGCTGATCGATTTCTCCAATGCGGCCTATTACGAAAACGGCTTGAGCGTTCCGGTGCTGCATCCGCCTGAGAAGGTGGCGGAGCTGAAGCCGATCGAGTTCGTCGAAGTCGACGGAGTGTATGAGAACCAATCGAACGAGATCGAAGCGGATCGGGTCGTCGAATCGATCCGAGCCCTATGGGCGTCGATGCCGATCGAGGCAACACCAACCATCGGCGTGGTGACTTTCAACTTGAAGCAGGCCGAGCTGATCGAAGACAAACTGGAGCTGTTGGCCGAACAGGACGAAGCGTTTCGGCAAGCGTTGATGCAACAGCGGAATCGCGTGCACGACGGCGAGCGTTGCGGTTTCTTTGTCAAGAACGTCGAAAGCGTGCAGGGAGACGAACGGGACTGGATGATCTTTTCGACGACGTTTGGCAACAACGCCCAGGGGAGCTTCCGACGCAATTTTGGCGTGCTCGGGCAACGAGGAGGCGAACGGCGGTTGAACGTCGCGACGACCCGAGCGAAACATCGGATGGTGATCTATTCGTCGATGCCACTCGAACGAATCAGCGACACACGTCAAAGTCTGGTCGCGCCGCAAACACCTCGCGATTATCTGCAAGCCTATTTGATGTACGCCAAAGCGGTTTCCGATGCTCGCTTCGAAGATGCCACTCGGATTCTAGGGGCCTTCGGCCCGCGGAGGTCGACGCGGTCGCTGACCGATGCGCACGCGGACTCCTTCGTGATCGAAGTGCGAACGTTTTTGGAGTCCGAAGGATATGTCGTGGAAAGCCCTCGGGCGAACGACGCGTTTCGATTCGACCTTGCGATCCGCCGCCCCAAGGATGGCATGTTTGCAATCGCGATCGAATGCGATTCGCCACGCCATCCCGATTTGAAATACGCGCGGCACCGCGAGTTGTGGCGCCGAGATGTGCTCAAGGCAACAGTCCCCACGATCTACCGGGTTTGGTCGCGGATGTGGTTGGTCGATGAAACGACGGAGCGAAAACGATTACTCGAAGCTGTTAAGAGGGCGGTAGGCAAAACATGAGTGGTCCCAAAGTTGTCGATGTTCGGGCGATCCGAGCCGCTCAAGAACGCGAGTTTCGGAAGCTGCGATATCGCATCGAAAAACAGTTTCGCAAGATCCAAACGATGCTTGAAGCTACCGAGGATGAGCCCCTTCAGCGGGTCTTCGGTTCGTTGACCAATGCGCTGGCGCGCCTTGACGCCGACCGGCAAGCGACCGCATTGCCGCGATCCCTGGATGCGATACTCGATCAAGCAAACGCAACGTTGGAATGCGCGGTGCAATTGAAATCGAAGCTCGAAGAAAAACGTATCGCCTCGGTTGCGGAGCGGCTTGGTCGGCAGCGTTCGATCGCCACCGCAATCGCGGCGACGGTCTTGCGGCTCGACGCAGCGAACCTCGCAACGATGAAAGCGGATCTGCTGGCCAAGCCGGACGAGGTCCAATTGCAGATCGCATTGGACGCGTTGGCGATGGAAGCGCAGCGGCGAGCTGACGCCGATTTGCAAGGCGTCACTCATTCGTTGGCGGGGTCACAGGGAACGATCTCCGTTAACGATTGGCTGGCCGATCGACCGGCTGAAAAATCGTCGGCGGACGAACGGTTGGAACAACTTGCGGCGAAGGTCTCCGTGCTCGATGGTCTTGGCGATGCTTCGCAATGGCTGACGCGGATCGCGGAAGTTCGTCAAATCGACGACGCGGCGCGACAGCGATTGCAGACCGATTCGTTGATCATCCAATTGGGCGAAGAACTCGATCGGCGGCGCGCGTTGGAACGCCGAGCCGAACTTCTCGACGGGTTGGAAGCGGAACTGGCAGCGTTCGACGCCGACGCGGATTTGCTGCGGCAACGGATCGAGCGTGCTTGCGGAGACGAAACTGCGGACATCGCCGAACTGCAAGCCGAAGTCGCCGCGTGGACCGAAGCGGAAGCAAAGCGAATCGATCGGGATGCAAGTCGCGCGGCGATCCTTTCGGTACTGCAATCGATGGGATACGACGTGCGCGAATCGATGGCGACCGGCTGGGCCGAAGATGGCAAGG from Rosistilla oblonga includes the following:
- a CDS encoding AAA domain-containing protein, producing MSTFASDWWSLGVLLLERLTGGNLFEEIDSRAFQLLILTRPVPIPEELDDSWQTLLKGLLTRDHSRRWGHEQVAAWLAGETDLQHYFESDLDADDQGAAIRLGDEDYRSPTRYALAAALPEHWQDAVAQLASGELGTWLTEGKLDDRAGENWDAIIEDHSLANDQQLMLALLVMNDQLPLCFDGAIVSPASFAATAVRSLAWLRGSIASHLMRLSRELWFVDVTERREAAERLIQKREIPIDSARFDALSLVVDRETLLQQWTRRQADWPESRHPALAHLLSKHSLSEAELLVLLAAPLTEFRSADDLLDEAEREANAAGIETFWDREAARQGLQQGRREVFETLSDRLSDFVRCGVATADQWADTFRFEHRISLARAVALLCVPVEQWQKPEGGEHWRLLMDFFRRKVLSSVQRGPLMSLRISKNSARIDVAQLGSGAIPADSLIDAIIGNDGNPSRVDPSVLAGDPILQRRLRRLRNNCENYQRDTGISSLHLGFPFLVRRDVDAGQSRPRFVPLLLWPVKLDYAEGQNTSLRIAADREQERVRLNPAYGVLLTQEKKQRFADALLEIQSRDSITGEQLIEVLQPLFADAHEQVLAESAPLPAEPSLPEDVHCRLVASGVIFQCDFAGQELADELDKLQNLPFDASPAATLLRLDRAEDVEPAPIPPTEQRFLVTEADPSQEAAVFAARNPPGLLIQGPPGTGKSQTIVNIVADAVARGQTVLVVCQKQAALEVVGHRLESSGLGDRTVLIGDPSRDRKPFLARLRAELAELRGQLGRESAAARHRTQAAEVGRLEAELDRIHEAMMHPVLQSGLTYEQVIADLIEHGNQPKTVSVPTLRPLLQPLAIASVKAIGQQIESIAPLWLAARYENSSLHALKRFSADRETIVAVKHALDAFIQCEGIRHEELEATTRVVDINQFDMRAMEGWLSEHQTAIEATSEPTLATTGKWVELFESGVADAELHRLTGLAADAQSNLAPERELRLRTKLAPLADAEIDALHHDSRKVARWQRSWLRKIWPPYHGAVSRIAQFCGSDAAQVGEEIAAIGDALQYEAAARAGCRGYEQARMRLQLGAPVVNLSSQQLADKVRSLMTSLQDAKALIDRGNNCPCRDHYHLALRAGTSLAIREFLIAASQGVRLDRLRNESLETLQPLEAWFETAWVDRVTGLLRLGEPTNQSTDGIVAAWDSLAAFQTLRLRADSIPQLELSVLAAMASKREIWESLPPESAGDLMRQTVEREALLAWRANAEEQWPWLLIGREEFESKVEQLRDGCKALGDSVRRLVPQLPAVDKIARRNRWDDILMFTGPRAKKLRETVDMGREFGLYQMRPIWLANPDTVSRIFPLQQGLFDVVVFDEASQLPVEYALPAIYRGKTIVVSGDEKQLPPAKFFAAAFDDEDETPTDLEGEELEDAIESQGKRREVKDCGDLLELASPVFPKVMLNVHYRSKYRQLIDFSNAAYYENGLSVPVLHPPEKVAELKPIEFVEVDGVYENQSNEIEADRVVESIRALWASMPIEATPTIGVVTFNLKQAELIEDKLELLAEQDEAFRQALMQQRNRVHDGERCGFFVKNVESVQGDERDWMIFSTTFGNNAQGSFRRNFGVLGQRGGERRLNVATTRAKHRMVIYSSMPLERISDTRQSLVAPQTPRDYLQAYLMYAKAVSDARFEDATRILGAFGPRRSTRSLTDAHADSFVIEVRTFLESEGYVVESPRANDAFRFDLAIRRPKDGMFAIAIECDSPRHPDLKYARHRELWRRDVLKATVPTIYRVWSRMWLVDETTERKRLLEAVKRAVGKT